From Bacillus basilensis, a single genomic window includes:
- the spoIIIAB gene encoding stage III sporulation protein SpoIIIAB, giving the protein MVKIFGAVLIVAVSTFFGFSYAKRYSERPRQLRLLKAALQSLEAEIMYGHTPLSEAAERLVKQMPKPLNWIFQSFARRLESGEQTVREAWIDSLKENWKLTAFQQTEYEILQQFGETLGQHDRESQQKHIRLCITHLEREEEEAKALQLQYEKMIKSLGVLAGLLIVILLL; this is encoded by the coding sequence ATGGTGAAAATATTTGGTGCAGTGTTAATCGTTGCGGTCAGCACCTTTTTCGGGTTTTCATACGCTAAAAGGTACAGTGAGAGGCCGAGGCAACTTAGATTATTAAAAGCGGCACTTCAATCACTAGAAGCAGAAATTATGTACGGGCATACACCTTTATCAGAAGCTGCCGAGCGATTAGTGAAACAAATGCCGAAGCCGTTAAATTGGATATTTCAAAGTTTCGCTAGAAGGTTAGAAAGCGGAGAACAAACAGTTAGAGAAGCTTGGATAGATAGTTTGAAAGAAAATTGGAAGTTAACGGCATTTCAACAAACTGAGTACGAGATTTTGCAACAGTTTGGTGAAACGCTTGGACAACATGATCGTGAATCACAACAAAAACATATTCGCTTATGTATTACACATTTAGAGAGAGAAGAAGAAGAAGCGAAAGCATTACAACTGCAATATGAAAAGATGATTAAGAGCTTAGGGGTACTAGCGGGGCTACTTATCGTAATTTTACTGCTATAG
- a CDS encoding DNA recombination protein RecO, translating to MIWLILFLPAVIVWAFVLFIHVKSGKSNHRYHEPLIFYSQRISPFRVEHSKNNYKDETEKSYRK from the coding sequence ATGATATGGCTCATTCTCTTCTTACCTGCCGTAATAGTCTGGGCATTCGTTCTCTTCATCCATGTCAAATCCGGAAAAAGTAATCATCGCTACCATGAACCGCTAATCTTTTACTCACAACGCATTTCTCCGTTCCGAGTTGAGCATAGTAAAAACAACTACAAAGACGAAACAGAAAAAAGCTATCGAAAATGA
- the spoIIIAC gene encoding stage III sporulation protein AC, with protein sequence MSIDVGLIFQIAGIGIVLAFIHTVLKELKREDIANWVILVGFVVILFHVAFLINTLFDKIKSVFLFQ encoded by the coding sequence ATGTCCATTGATGTTGGATTAATATTTCAAATCGCCGGAATCGGCATTGTTTTAGCTTTTATTCATACCGTACTAAAAGAATTAAAGCGTGAGGATATTGCAAATTGGGTTATCCTCGTCGGTTTTGTCGTTATTTTATTTCATGTCGCATTTTTAATTAATACGTTATTCGACAAGATTAAAAGTGTCTTTCTCTTCCAGTAA
- the spoIIIAD gene encoding stage III sporulation protein AD, whose product MQIVGLGLVATFLAAVLNQHKSSITSLFIVFVGSVMFLLLIDQIHAILQMIERVASEAKVSNVYVETLLKIIGIAYIAEFGAQITKDAGQGAIASKIELAGKILILVMAIPILTVVIETILGFLPTG is encoded by the coding sequence ATACAAATTGTCGGATTAGGCCTCGTTGCTACGTTTTTAGCAGCTGTATTGAATCAGCATAAATCTAGCATTACGTCATTATTCATTGTGTTCGTAGGTAGCGTGATGTTCCTTCTTTTGATCGATCAAATTCACGCTATTTTACAAATGATTGAAAGAGTAGCGAGTGAAGCAAAAGTTAGCAACGTATATGTAGAAACGTTGCTAAAAATTATTGGGATTGCTTATATCGCTGAGTTTGGAGCGCAAATTACAAAGGATGCTGGTCAAGGTGCAATCGCTTCGAAAATTGAATTAGCTGGAAAGATTTTAATTCTCGTTATGGCGATTCCTATATTGACGGTTGTAATTGAAACTATTCTCGGATTTTTACCGACGGGATAA
- the folD gene encoding bifunctional methylenetetrahydrofolate dehydrogenase/methenyltetrahydrofolate cyclohydrolase FolD, whose amino-acid sequence MVAVIIKGNEVAEKKRTQLTEEVVKLKEQGIVPGLAVILVGEDPASRSYVKGKEKGCEQVGIYSELIEFPETITEERLLAEIDRLNGDDRINGILVQLPLPKHIEEKAIIERISPEKDVDGFHPISVGRMMTGQDTFLPCTPHGIVELVKETNLDISGKHVVVIGRSNIVGKPVGQLFLNENATVTYCHSKTQNMKELTKLADILIVAVGRPKMVTADYIKEGAVVIDVGVNRLETGKLCGDVDFDNVLDVAGYITPVPKGVGPMTITMLLHNTVESAKRAGVVCK is encoded by the coding sequence ATGGTAGCAGTAATCATCAAAGGAAATGAAGTTGCGGAGAAAAAACGAACACAATTAACAGAAGAAGTTGTGAAGTTGAAAGAGCAAGGGATTGTACCAGGGTTAGCAGTTATTCTAGTTGGAGAAGATCCAGCATCTCGTTCTTATGTAAAAGGAAAAGAAAAGGGCTGTGAACAAGTAGGAATCTATTCAGAGCTAATTGAATTTCCTGAAACAATTACGGAGGAGCGTTTACTTGCTGAAATCGATCGCTTAAATGGCGATGACCGTATTAATGGCATATTAGTGCAATTACCTTTACCAAAACATATTGAAGAAAAAGCTATCATTGAAAGAATTTCACCAGAAAAAGATGTAGATGGATTTCACCCAATTAGCGTGGGACGTATGATGACGGGACAAGATACATTCCTTCCATGTACACCGCACGGTATTGTAGAATTGGTAAAAGAAACCAATCTCGATATCTCGGGAAAACATGTTGTAGTAATTGGAAGAAGTAATATTGTCGGCAAGCCAGTGGGACAATTGTTCTTAAATGAAAATGCAACTGTCACATACTGTCATTCTAAGACGCAAAATATGAAAGAGTTAACGAAGTTAGCTGATATTTTAATCGTAGCAGTAGGACGACCTAAAATGGTAACAGCTGATTATATTAAAGAAGGAGCGGTTGTAATCGACGTTGGTGTAAACCGTTTAGAAACAGGTAAACTTTGTGGCGATGTTGACTTTGACAACGTGTTAGATGTTGCAGGTTACATTACACCTGTGCCAAAGGGTGTTGGTCCAATGACGATCACAATGCTTCTTCATAATACTGTTGAATCTGCTAAACGTGCAGGTGTTGTTTGTAAATAA
- the accB gene encoding acetyl-CoA carboxylase biotin carboxyl carrier protein: MFKIQEVRELIKLIDSSNIDEFEYKKDGTTIKMKKRGNEVVAVQAPVAKQAVQPVAPVEVETAVAAAQVEVPKQEEKKAVQNENLHKITSPMVGTFYSSSSPDTPPYISVGDRVSKDSIVCIVEAMKLFNEIDADVEGEIVEILVNNGQLVEYGQPLFLVKA, encoded by the coding sequence ATGTTTAAAATTCAAGAAGTTCGTGAATTAATTAAATTAATTGATAGCTCTAATATTGATGAATTTGAATACAAAAAAGATGGTACGACAATCAAAATGAAAAAGCGTGGTAATGAAGTTGTTGCGGTGCAAGCACCTGTAGCAAAACAAGCCGTTCAACCAGTGGCACCTGTTGAAGTTGAAACAGCAGTAGCGGCAGCGCAAGTGGAAGTGCCAAAACAAGAAGAGAAAAAAGCTGTTCAAAATGAAAACCTACATAAAATTACATCGCCGATGGTAGGTACATTCTATTCTTCTTCTTCGCCTGATACACCTCCATATATAAGTGTTGGAGATAGAGTATCAAAAGATTCTATCGTATGTATTGTTGAGGCTATGAAGTTATTTAACGAAATTGATGCTGATGTAGAAGGCGAAATTGTTGAGATTCTTGTTAATAACGGACAGCTTGTTGAGTATGGACAACCGCTATTTCTTGTGAAAGCGTAA
- the nusB gene encoding N utilization substance protein NusB produces MKRRTARERAMQALYQMDITGELEPKIAVENTLDEGEETNEFLESLVVGFVENKEVIDEAIRQNLKKWKLERISIVDRSILRLAVYEMKYMEEVPHNVTINEAIEIAKTFGDEESRRFINGVLSNIKDTL; encoded by the coding sequence ATGAAACGTAGGACGGCTAGAGAAAGAGCTATGCAAGCATTATATCAAATGGATATTACAGGTGAATTAGAACCGAAAATAGCGGTGGAAAACACGCTAGATGAAGGTGAAGAAACAAATGAGTTTTTAGAATCACTTGTAGTAGGTTTTGTAGAAAATAAAGAAGTAATTGATGAAGCGATTCGTCAAAACTTAAAAAAATGGAAACTTGAGCGTATTAGTATTGTTGATCGCAGTATTTTACGTCTAGCTGTGTATGAAATGAAATACATGGAAGAAGTTCCACACAACGTAACAATTAACGAGGCAATTGAAATTGCTAAAACATTTGGGGATGAGGAATCTCGTCGTTTTATTAACGGCGTTTTATCTAATATAAAAGATACACTGTAA
- a CDS encoding Asp23/Gls24 family envelope stress response protein, which yields MAEHMLDMGQDTTLGKVEIAPEVIEVIAGIAAAEVEGVAAMRGNFATDVVEKLGKKNHGKGVKVELANEDIIVDLYVVMYFGVAIPVVAQKIQDNIRQALFTMTGLEPKEVNVHIVGVTFETQKTEIEPV from the coding sequence ATGGCTGAACATATGTTAGATATGGGTCAAGATACAACTCTTGGTAAAGTAGAAATTGCACCAGAAGTAATTGAAGTAATCGCAGGTATTGCAGCTGCTGAGGTAGAAGGTGTAGCGGCAATGCGTGGTAATTTTGCTACAGATGTTGTTGAGAAGTTAGGTAAGAAGAATCATGGTAAAGGTGTAAAGGTTGAATTAGCAAACGAAGATATTATCGTTGACCTTTATGTTGTGATGTATTTTGGCGTAGCAATTCCAGTTGTTGCACAAAAGATTCAAGACAACATTCGCCAAGCGCTCTTTACAATGACAGGGCTTGAGCCAAAAGAAGTGAATGTTCACATCGTTGGCGTAACATTCGAAACACAAAAAACAGAAATTGAACCAGTGTAA
- a CDS encoding SpoIIIAH-like family protein produces the protein MLKKQTVWLLTMLSLVVVLSVYYVTTPDKMNTASPATGEKIGQEKQGTDKAVTNEAPKETPKKETTSKETSNKETNKETDKKESATKETSKKDANVTVQSSDENFTALRMQMEDQRSEQKAKLQEVMNSAKSSATEKSKAKDNFDAITTMETKQELLETVIKSQGGYKDALVRADGTDIRVTVKAAKHSQKEANKIIQLVRSEGGSKDVGVKFDPPTK, from the coding sequence GTGTTAAAAAAACAAACAGTTTGGCTATTAACGATGTTAAGTTTAGTTGTTGTACTATCTGTGTATTACGTAACAACTCCTGACAAAATGAATACAGCATCGCCGGCGACAGGTGAAAAGATTGGACAAGAAAAACAAGGTACTGATAAAGCAGTAACAAACGAAGCACCTAAAGAAACGCCAAAAAAAGAAACTACAAGCAAGGAAACATCAAATAAAGAAACAAATAAAGAAACAGACAAAAAAGAGAGCGCTACAAAAGAAACAAGTAAGAAAGATGCTAACGTAACAGTTCAATCAAGTGATGAAAATTTCACAGCATTACGTATGCAAATGGAAGATCAGCGAAGTGAACAAAAAGCAAAATTACAAGAAGTGATGAATTCAGCAAAATCTTCAGCAACAGAAAAGAGTAAAGCAAAAGATAATTTTGATGCAATCACTACAATGGAAACGAAACAAGAATTACTTGAGACAGTAATTAAGTCTCAAGGAGGATATAAAGATGCCCTTGTAAGAGCTGATGGGACTGACATTAGAGTAACTGTAAAAGCAGCAAAACATTCACAAAAAGAAGCCAATAAAATTATACAACTTGTAAGAAGTGAAGGCGGATCAAAAGATGTAGGTGTGAAATTTGATCCACCAACAAAATAA
- the spoIIIAG gene encoding stage III sporulation protein AG, whose amino-acid sequence MDNKDKNSKFSFFRNLLNGDEKESNEKGKKVTPKFLLVLLILGILLMFSSSLFSGKKEEVPVFKEQKTQNQEKDVPTFGQKNNNNMSNLEKYEKAYEQELKAALEEMAGVKDVTIKVNLDSSEEKILEKNTVKRSQTTGETDKTGGQRKVEDESLDEKTVIIREGDKETPVVLRTEKPKVRGVLVVAKGVDNIQVKAMVKEAVIRLLDVPAHRVSVSPKN is encoded by the coding sequence ATGGACAATAAAGATAAAAATTCTAAGTTCTCATTTTTTCGAAACTTATTGAATGGGGATGAAAAAGAAAGCAATGAGAAGGGGAAAAAGGTAACACCTAAGTTTTTACTTGTCCTACTCATACTTGGAATTTTGCTTATGTTTTCTAGTAGTCTCTTTTCAGGTAAAAAAGAAGAAGTACCTGTATTTAAAGAACAAAAAACTCAAAACCAAGAAAAAGACGTACCAACTTTTGGACAAAAAAATAATAATAATATGTCGAATCTAGAAAAATATGAAAAAGCGTATGAACAAGAATTAAAAGCAGCCTTAGAAGAAATGGCAGGAGTAAAAGATGTAACGATTAAAGTGAATTTAGATTCATCAGAAGAAAAAATATTAGAAAAAAATACAGTGAAACGTTCACAAACAACAGGTGAAACAGATAAAACAGGCGGTCAGAGGAAAGTAGAAGACGAGTCTCTTGATGAAAAGACAGTCATTATACGTGAAGGGGATAAAGAAACTCCCGTTGTTTTACGAACAGAAAAACCGAAAGTGCGAGGTGTTCTTGTCGTAGCAAAGGGAGTGGATAATATACAAGTTAAAGCGATGGTAAAAGAAGCTGTAATACGGCTGCTAGATGTACCAGCTCATCGCGTTTCAGTATCACCGAAAAATTGA
- the xseA gene encoding exodeoxyribonuclease VII large subunit, which yields MEKQYLTVTALTRYIKTKIEYDPHLQSVWLKGEISNFKNHSRGHMYFTLKDENARIAAVMFAGHNRNIKFRPENGMKVLVKGKISVYEASGSYQIYIQDMQPDGIGNLHLAYEQLKVRLEEEGLFSQVYKKTIPPYAKTIGVITSPTGAAIRDIITTIKRRYPIGNVIVFPVLVQGESAAPSIVQAIRTANEMGEIDVLIVGRGGGSIEELWAFNEETVARAIFKSEIPIISAVGHETDFTIADFVADLRAPTPTAAAELAAPNIIELQEKVLQRTLRLQRAMRELVHKKEEKLQVLQKSYAFRYPRQVYEQKEEQLDRALEQLVLAKERYIDKKVNQLKQLSFYLEKHHPSQKIMQTKVAVETLQKQLQREMQTLLQTKEFAFVRAAQKLEALSPLKVMMRGYGLVYDEEKQVLKSVKDVSLGDAVSVQLQDGILDCSVSGIEERELNNGK from the coding sequence ATGGAGAAACAATATTTAACCGTTACAGCGTTAACGCGCTATATAAAAACAAAAATAGAATATGACCCGCATTTGCAGTCTGTTTGGTTAAAAGGTGAAATTTCCAACTTTAAAAATCATAGCCGTGGTCACATGTATTTTACATTGAAAGATGAAAATGCAAGAATCGCAGCGGTTATGTTTGCGGGTCATAATCGTAATATTAAATTCAGACCTGAAAATGGGATGAAGGTACTCGTGAAAGGGAAAATCTCTGTTTACGAGGCGAGTGGTTCTTATCAAATTTATATTCAAGACATGCAGCCTGACGGAATCGGAAACTTGCATTTAGCTTACGAACAATTAAAGGTTCGTTTAGAGGAAGAAGGTTTGTTTTCTCAAGTTTATAAAAAAACAATTCCTCCTTATGCTAAAACAATAGGTGTGATTACGTCACCAACAGGGGCAGCGATTCGTGACATTATAACAACGATTAAACGTCGTTATCCAATCGGAAACGTTATTGTATTTCCAGTACTTGTACAGGGGGAGTCAGCAGCTCCCTCAATTGTACAAGCGATTCGTACAGCGAATGAAATGGGAGAGATAGATGTCCTAATCGTCGGGCGCGGTGGAGGCTCTATTGAGGAATTATGGGCGTTTAATGAAGAAACGGTTGCAAGAGCCATTTTCAAGAGTGAAATCCCTATTATTTCAGCAGTAGGCCATGAAACAGACTTTACAATTGCGGATTTTGTTGCCGATTTACGAGCGCCAACACCGACTGCAGCCGCTGAGCTGGCAGCGCCTAACATTATAGAGTTACAAGAAAAGGTATTACAAAGAACTTTAAGATTGCAAAGAGCAATGAGAGAGTTAGTACATAAAAAAGAAGAAAAACTACAAGTATTGCAAAAATCTTATGCGTTCCGTTATCCAAGACAAGTATATGAGCAAAAAGAAGAGCAATTGGATAGAGCGTTAGAACAGCTTGTTTTAGCGAAAGAGCGCTATATTGATAAAAAGGTAAATCAGTTAAAACAGCTTTCATTTTATTTAGAGAAGCACCACCCATCTCAAAAAATTATGCAAACGAAGGTAGCAGTTGAAACGTTGCAAAAGCAATTGCAACGTGAAATGCAAACATTACTTCAAACGAAAGAATTTGCCTTTGTAAGAGCTGCTCAAAAACTTGAAGCGTTAAGTCCGCTTAAAGTAATGATGAGAGGGTACGGGCTTGTATATGATGAAGAGAAGCAAGTGTTAAAAAGTGTGAAAGATGTCAGCCTTGGAGATGCTGTTTCAGTTCAATTACAAGATGGAATACTAGATTGTAGCGTATCAGGCATAGAGGAGCGTGAATTGAATAATGGAAAATAA
- the accC gene encoding acetyl-CoA carboxylase biotin carboxylase subunit yields the protein MIKKVLIANRGEIAVRIIRACKEMDIETVAIYSEADKESLHVQIADEAYCVGPTVSKESYLNLTNIISVAKLTGCDAIHPGYGFLAENADFAELCRECNLIFIGPSPEAISKMGTKDVARDTMKEAGVPIVPGSQGIIKNTEEAIELANQIGYPVIIKATAGGGGKGIRVARHEEELVKGIQITQQEASTAFGNPGVYLEKYVEDFRHVEIQIMADTHGNAIHLGERDCTIQRRLQKLLEESPSPALDENVRKQMGEAAVKAAVAVDYTGAGTVEFIYEYKTKTFYFMEMNTRIQVEHPVTEMVTGMDLIKEQIRVASGEKLSLQQEEVQFNGWAIECRINAENPAKKFMPSPGKVEMYLPPGGFGIRVDSAVYPGYSIPPFYDSMIAKLIVHGKTREEAIAKMKRALSEFVIEGVHTTIPFHLQLLDHPDFVKGEFNTKFLEEHELVTQ from the coding sequence ATGATAAAAAAAGTATTAATAGCTAATCGTGGGGAAATTGCCGTACGAATTATTCGTGCTTGTAAAGAAATGGATATTGAAACAGTCGCAATTTATTCAGAAGCAGATAAAGAGTCACTTCACGTACAAATTGCAGATGAGGCGTATTGTGTAGGGCCAACCGTTTCGAAAGAAAGCTATTTAAATTTAACGAACATTATTAGTGTTGCGAAGTTAACAGGTTGCGATGCTATTCATCCGGGATACGGATTTTTAGCAGAGAATGCAGATTTCGCAGAGTTATGCCGTGAATGTAACTTAATTTTTATCGGCCCAAGTCCAGAAGCTATTTCAAAGATGGGCACAAAAGACGTTGCTCGTGATACAATGAAAGAAGCAGGGGTTCCGATTGTACCAGGTTCACAAGGGATTATTAAAAATACCGAAGAAGCGATCGAACTTGCTAATCAAATTGGATATCCAGTTATTATTAAAGCGACTGCAGGTGGCGGTGGAAAAGGTATTCGTGTTGCACGCCATGAAGAAGAGCTTGTAAAAGGAATTCAAATTACACAGCAAGAAGCTAGTACCGCTTTTGGGAACCCTGGTGTATACTTAGAAAAGTACGTTGAAGATTTCCGCCATGTTGAGATTCAAATAATGGCAGATACACACGGAAATGCCATTCATTTAGGAGAGCGTGATTGTACAATTCAGCGCCGCTTGCAAAAACTACTAGAAGAAAGCCCATCACCTGCACTTGATGAAAATGTGCGCAAGCAGATGGGTGAGGCGGCAGTAAAAGCGGCGGTAGCGGTTGATTATACAGGTGCTGGTACGGTTGAGTTTATTTATGAATATAAAACGAAAACCTTTTATTTCATGGAGATGAATACGAGAATTCAAGTTGAGCATCCGGTTACTGAAATGGTAACAGGGATGGATTTAATTAAAGAACAAATTCGTGTTGCTTCTGGAGAAAAGTTATCGTTACAGCAAGAAGAAGTACAATTTAATGGTTGGGCAATTGAATGCCGAATTAATGCGGAAAACCCTGCCAAAAAATTTATGCCATCTCCGGGGAAAGTAGAAATGTACTTGCCACCAGGCGGATTTGGTATTCGCGTCGATTCAGCTGTATATCCGGGATATTCAATCCCACCTTTCTATGATTCGATGATTGCTAAATTAATTGTTCACGGAAAAACACGTGAAGAGGCAATTGCAAAAATGAAGCGTGCACTCAGTGAGTTTGTCATTGAAGGCGTACATACAACAATCCCGTTCCATTTGCAATTGCTAGATCATCCTGATTTTGTAAAAGGTGAGTTTAATACGAAATTTTTGGAAGAGCATGAACTTGTGACGCAGTGA
- the spoIIIAE gene encoding stage III sporulation protein AE, translating into MLRGFGAKLLFACFLFFSLPVVVQASPVETNVVDQQLDKLGIEDVKQFWDGLVTKYGGYLPESQKGSFMEFVKGEKEISIKEWMLGLLKYLFHELVANGKLLGTLIMLTIFSALLQSLQSAFSKSSVSKIADAVVYMVLIIFALNSFYVVMTYARETIQTMVDFILALLPILLALIATGGGVVSVAFFHPIIIFLMNTSGLLMNYIVLPLLLLATILSIVSTMSDQYKVTKLSKLLQNVSVGIIGIFLTIFLGVLSVQGTATAVADGIAVKTAKFVTGNFIPVVGRMFTEAADTVISASGLLKNTVGIIGLVILCLIVAFPAIQIFCIAFIYKFAAAVLQPVGGGAIIQCLDIIGRSIIYVFACLAIVSFMFFLSITIIIAAGNITLMMR; encoded by the coding sequence ATGTTGAGGGGCTTTGGAGCTAAGCTGCTATTTGCTTGCTTCCTTTTCTTTTCTTTACCGGTTGTTGTACAAGCTTCTCCTGTAGAAACAAACGTCGTTGATCAACAATTGGATAAGCTCGGAATTGAAGATGTGAAGCAATTTTGGGACGGGCTTGTTACAAAATATGGGGGTTACTTACCAGAGAGTCAAAAAGGTAGCTTTATGGAGTTTGTAAAGGGAGAAAAAGAGATTTCTATAAAAGAGTGGATGCTTGGTTTATTAAAGTATTTATTTCACGAGCTTGTTGCAAATGGGAAGCTACTTGGAACGCTCATTATGCTCACAATTTTTAGTGCATTGTTGCAATCACTGCAATCGGCATTTTCAAAGAGTAGCGTAAGTAAAATTGCTGATGCGGTTGTATATATGGTACTTATTATTTTCGCTTTAAATAGTTTTTATGTCGTCATGACATATGCAAGAGAAACGATACAAACAATGGTAGATTTCATATTAGCGCTATTGCCAATCTTGCTTGCACTCATAGCAACTGGAGGCGGTGTTGTATCTGTAGCGTTTTTTCATCCGATTATCATCTTCTTAATGAATACAAGTGGGCTTCTAATGAATTATATTGTTCTACCACTTTTATTACTTGCAACGATATTAAGTATTGTAAGTACGATGAGTGATCAATATAAAGTTACAAAATTGTCCAAGCTTCTGCAAAACGTTAGCGTTGGGATTATCGGTATCTTTTTAACAATTTTTTTAGGGGTATTATCTGTACAAGGAACAGCGACAGCTGTTGCTGATGGGATCGCTGTGAAAACTGCTAAATTTGTAACAGGGAACTTTATTCCCGTAGTAGGAAGAATGTTTACAGAGGCGGCTGATACTGTTATTAGTGCGTCTGGATTATTAAAAAATACAGTCGGAATTATCGGGCTCGTCATTTTATGTTTAATTGTCGCTTTTCCAGCGATTCAAATTTTTTGTATCGCGTTTATTTATAAGTTCGCAGCAGCAGTATTACAGCCAGTTGGTGGCGGAGCAATTATTCAATGTTTAGATATCATTGGACGGAGCATCATTTATGTATTTGCTTGCTTAGCTATCGTATCGTTTATGTTCTTTTTAAGTATCACAATTATTATTGCTGCGGGGAACATTACACTTATGATGCGGTAG
- the spoIIIAA gene encoding stage III sporulation protein AA has translation MKEVLEVLPKTMKQLVESCKWCDALEEIRVRIGRPLECIAHGEVFFYDYIVTAEDAIYLLNKLSQFSIYTMEEELKRGYVTLRGGHRIGLAGKVITEKSAVKMIRDVSSFNIRIARQKIGIAEPLLPYLYETRWLNTMVIGPPQTGKTTLLRDVARCMSQGVSASKIPSCKVGIVDERSEIAGCVKGIPQYDFGTRVDVLDACPKAEGMMMMIRSMSPDILIVDEIGRKEDSEAIMEAVHAGVQLFISAHGFSYDDVVKRPSLKAVLELGVFDRFVELSKARGPGTVMQVKDKDGKSVLPHRKVQGVW, from the coding sequence ATGAAAGAAGTATTAGAAGTTTTACCGAAAACGATGAAGCAGTTAGTGGAAAGTTGTAAGTGGTGCGATGCCCTAGAGGAAATCCGTGTTCGAATTGGAAGACCGCTAGAGTGTATTGCTCATGGTGAAGTGTTTTTTTATGACTATATCGTTACAGCAGAGGATGCTATTTACTTATTGAATAAATTAAGTCAATTCTCAATTTATACGATGGAAGAGGAATTAAAACGTGGGTATGTGACACTGCGAGGAGGACATAGAATCGGCTTAGCTGGAAAAGTCATTACAGAAAAAAGCGCAGTGAAAATGATTCGAGATGTCTCTTCCTTTAATATTCGTATTGCTCGTCAAAAAATAGGAATTGCTGAACCACTTTTGCCGTATTTGTATGAAACACGATGGTTAAACACGATGGTAATAGGTCCGCCGCAAACGGGAAAAACAACACTTTTAAGAGATGTAGCACGCTGCATGAGTCAAGGTGTAAGTGCTTCGAAAATTCCTTCTTGTAAAGTTGGGATTGTTGATGAGCGCTCAGAAATTGCTGGCTGCGTGAAAGGTATCCCGCAATATGACTTTGGCACACGAGTAGATGTGTTAGACGCATGTCCAAAAGCTGAAGGAATGATGATGATGATTCGTTCTATGAGCCCAGATATATTAATTGTGGATGAAATTGGTCGTAAAGAAGATAGTGAAGCAATTATGGAGGCAGTACATGCAGGGGTTCAGCTTTTTATAAGCGCACATGGATTTTCTTATGATGATGTTGTGAAACGTCCATCACTAAAGGCAGTGCTGGAACTCGGTGTATTTGATAGGTTTGTGGAATTGTCAAAAGCAAGAGGGCCAGGAACAGTAATGCAAGTGAAAGATAAAGATGGAAAATCGGTATTGCCTCATAGAAAGGTGCAAGGTGTATGGTGA
- the spoIIIAF gene encoding stage III sporulation protein AF yields the protein MQFVTEWIRNIIVFLLLATMLHLILPNSNLQKYVKFVVSLLLVVLILTPLFKLLQTDVNEVIANFNEEKYLAEGSVKNSIDSKKKEIQALTRAYSLEEMATKMKKEVGKEFEKKYGMTVSEIQIVAAESTAEVKSAKDIQSVVVTLKEKEPSKNDAIETVKPVEINTKEPPKKVEETNVEMKDFFSSRWQLENKQIQVQMEGRTG from the coding sequence ATGCAATTTGTTACAGAGTGGATTAGAAATATTATCGTATTTTTACTCTTAGCGACAATGCTTCATCTTATTCTTCCGAATTCTAATTTGCAAAAGTACGTTAAATTCGTTGTAAGTCTATTATTAGTTGTATTAATTTTAACTCCTCTTTTTAAACTATTGCAAACAGATGTAAATGAAGTAATCGCGAATTTTAATGAAGAGAAGTATTTAGCAGAAGGATCTGTAAAAAATTCAATAGATTCGAAGAAAAAAGAAATACAAGCTCTAACACGTGCATATAGTTTAGAAGAGATGGCTACCAAAATGAAAAAAGAAGTAGGAAAAGAGTTCGAGAAAAAGTATGGTATGACAGTCTCTGAAATACAAATAGTCGCAGCGGAAAGTACAGCGGAAGTAAAGTCAGCGAAAGATATTCAATCTGTTGTTGTGACGTTGAAAGAAAAAGAACCTAGTAAAAATGATGCAATCGAAACAGTAAAGCCGGTTGAAATTAATACGAAAGAACCTCCGAAAAAAGTAGAAGAAACGAATGTAGAAATGAAAGATTTCTTTTCAAGCAGGTGGCAACTAGAGAATAAACAAATCCAAGTTCAAATGGAAGGGAGGACAGGTTGA